Genomic window (Thiosulfatimonas sediminis):
CGATAATGTACCGCCAGAACCGCTTCTGAATATTTGGTCGCCATGCCGATTAATGCAGTAATCCACATCCAAAAAATAGCCCCCGGCCCGCCGATAAAAAGAGCCGCAGCCACCCCAGCGATATTGCCGGTGCCTACCGTTGCTGCTAAGGCGGTCATTAAAGCGCTAAAGGGTGGAATATCGCCCTCTTGCTTGGAGTGACGGCCTTGCCAGAGTAGTTTAAATGCCTTGCCAAGATTGCGCAGCGGTAGAAATGCTAGGCGGATGGTGAGGTATAGGCCGGTCCCCAGAATTAAGACCAACATTACTGGCCCCCAAGCCCAACTGCTGGCGGTGGATAAAATTGCGTTAACGGATTCCATGATTACCCCATGCTTTCATATTCAGGACACCCTAATCGTAAATTAGGATTTTGTCCAGCTTGCGACGGTGTCCGCCAGCGGCTTTTCAGTGGCGGCAGCGTTGTTTGTTTGGCGTTGTGCGTATTCTTGAATGACTTCGTCAATAAAATGCAGTTTGCCAACGACAATTTCGGACAGTTTGAAGGGATAAGGTTCGGCCAGTCCCATACTGCGATTTAGGGCGTTCATAATTTGTGCGACTCTTGCCCATTCGACAAACCAGCGGTTGAAGTTGTGTTCTTGCGGTTCGTAAATACTGATGCCGTAGCTTTGTGCTGTTTGCAGGGTGTCAACGATATGTAGGTAGTGTGCCCAAGTTTCTGCCCAATCTTCATGTGGATGGCTGCTGGCGTAAGGGGTAATAAAGCGGCTGCGCCAGTGGTTGTTGTTGCCTTGCTGGTAGTAGCGCTCCAAAGCGTGTGCATAGTCGTCGCGCTCGTCGCCAAATACGCTGCGAAATTGCCGTTTTTGCGCTTCGGTGGTGAAAAATTTCAGCCAAAAATAATGGCCGATTTCATGCCGAAAATGACCGAGCAGAGTGCGGTAACGTTCGCGCATCTGTTCTTTCATGGTGTGTAAAAAGCCTTCGTCGGCTTCGGCCGCATTGAGGGTAATCAGCCCATCGTAATGCCCGGTTAGGACGTGTTCTAGTTGTAAATTGGGATTGCTGCGTCGGTCCTCCAGAAAATCAAAGCGTAAGTCTTGAAAAACCGCGGGTTGGGCGGCATTGAACAGTTGTAAGTCAAGCAGGGTCTGAAAGAGTTGGCGTTTGGCTTGTTCTAAGCGATACCAGCGGTTGATGTTCCGCTGTATGCTTTGGTCGGGAATAACTCGTGAACTGCGACAGGCGATGCATTGGCAGTGCTCGTCCTCATTGAGTAACAGCCAATTGCAGCCGATGGCGCTAAATCGTTGTGCGCAGGGTCTGAATTTAACCGCTTTGCCTCGATTGGCGCTGTGCGCAAAAAAATGGTCTTGGGCGATCAGTTCGCCACTCCACATGGTGCCAATTTGTGGGTCGAATGCTAAATCGCGCCCACAGTGTTTGCAATAATGATCGTGAAAACCGACTTCGTTGCCGCACAGACAGTAAAAGCGTCGCATTTTGGTTAAGCCACCTGTTTGGGATTGAACCAAGTATTATAAAGCAGGCTGTTTAATTCTGAGAGTTCGCGTTGAATCCAGTCCAGATGGTCGTGCAGTTGGTCGCTGCCGATGCTTAATGCTTTTTCGGATAGGACTCTATTTTGCAGCTGTTGCACTTGTTTTTGCAGTGCGCCGGAATTGGGCAGCTTGCTCATCACCCCTTGAATTTCATGCAGGCAGTAATTGACCGACCGCGCAAAGTGTTCGTCTTGGGTAAGAAATTGCAGCACTTCCGGCCCACTGATTTCGGTTTGGTATTGCAAGCGATACATAAAGTAGGAGCTGATAGAACGGAGCAAATGCGCCCACAAAATTGAGGCAAAATAGGTGTCTTCTTCGTTGTCAAATTGCTGTTGTGAGACATACAATCCGCCTTCGTCAATTAAGCGCGTGGTCATGTCCGCGCGTTCGATATACATGCCTAGTTTTAAAAAATGATAGGTTTCGTTTTGGCTCATGGTTCCAGCCAGCATTCCTGTGAAAGCCTGGCAGGCACGGATAATTTCTGACAGCAGTGCATTGCGTTTTTTGCGTTCGTTAAAGTCGTTTTGGCGTTGTTTGGTGAGCAGATAGAGTTCGTTGATGTGAATCCACGCTTCGCGCGGCAAAATATCGCGCGTGGTGCGTATGTTTTCACGCGCCCACCACAATGATGACATCAACGATGCCGGATTATTTCGGTCGGTTAGCAGCAGCGCCATGCAGTTTTGCTCGCTGCGTTCATCGCCAAAGCGTTCTGCAAAATAGTCCTCGTTACTGGTGATTTGTACTAGGCCATACCAGCTCATTTCGACCGATTTTGGTAGGTCAAACATTAATTGAGCATGTACCTTGGTTAAACGTGCGGTGTTTTCAATGCGTTCAATGTAGCGCGCCAGCCAATAGACGCGTTCAGCCACTCTGGATAACATTAGACTTTCTCCTCTGTAACAACAATCCAGGTATCTTTCGACCCACCACCTTGGGATGAGTTGACCACTAAGGAGCCCTTTTGTAGGGCGACTCGAGTTAAGCCTCCGGCCGTCACATACGATTTTTCGCCTTGTAGAATAAATGGGCGTAAGTCCACGTGTCGCGGCTCCAATGTGGATTGGCAGACGGTAGGCACCGTCGATAAGTTTAAGGTGGGTTGGGCGATGTAGTTACGCGGATCCTTCTCGATTAATTGATAAAAAGTGTCGAGTTCTTCTGGTGTGGCGCGTGGGCCGATTAATAAGCCGTAGCCGCCGGATTCATTGGCTGGTTTAACCACTAACTCGTTAAGGTGTTGCAGAACATATTGGCGATCCTCCTCGCAATCGCACAGATAGGTGGGGACATTATCAATCAACGGTTCTTCGTTGAGATAAAAGCGAATCATCTCTGGCACATAGGCATAGACTACCTTATCATCAGCCACCCCACAGCCAGGTGCATTGGCGATGGCGATATTGCCAGCGCGCCAAGCTCGCATTAAGCCTGGTACGCCTAAAGTGGAGTCGGCGCGGAACACTTCGGGGTCGAGAAAAGCGTCATCAATACGGCGATAAATCACATCCACCTGTTTTAAGCCGTCGATGTTACGCATATACACACAGTTGTCTTCCAATACCACTAGGTCTGAGCCTTCGACCAACTCCGCACCCATTTCATGTGCAAGGTAAGCGTGTTCATAATAGGCGGAGTTAAAAATACCCGGGGTGAGTACGACGACTTCTGGATCGTCGCAGTTTTGTGGGCAGAGTGAGCGTAACATTGAGAGCAGTTGCAATGGATATTGGTCAACCGGCAGGATGTTCATGTCGCGAAACACTTCCGGCATCACTTGTTTCATGACCGCGCGGTTTTCAAGCATATAAGAGACACCGGAGGGAACCCGTAAGTTGTCTTCTAAGACATAGATTTTGCCCTCGCCATCGCGTACCAGATCAGAGCCGCAGATGCTGGCCCAAGAGGCGTGCTTGAGTTTCATACCGTGACATTCGGGGCGATAGTCTTTAGATGAGGTAATCACGTCGAGCGGCATGACTCCGGCTTTAAAAATACGTTGTTCGTTGTATACGTCTTCAATAAATAGATTAAGTGCTTTAAGGCGTTGCTTTAGGCCAGTTGTAATTCGCTGCCATTCATCAGCGGCGATGGTGCGCGGAAACACATCAAATGGCCATAGACGGTCGATATTACCTTTGTCGCTATAGACAGTAAAAGAGATGCCGAGTTGAGCAATCGCGCTTTCGGCACTTTGTTGCATCTCTTGAAAAGAGTCAAATGGCGTGTCTTCAAGTTGGTGTAGCAGTTGTGCGGCAGCAGGACGTGGTTGTTGCGGGTGGGCAATTGCTTCATCGTAGAAGCCATTTATGGGGTAGTTGTCGAGTGATTTCAGCATGATAATGCATACCTTTGGGTTGTTTAAGGTAGTGCCATATCATAAACTATGCAATTTTTTAAAAAATATAAAAAAATCAATGAGTTGAATGTTATTTGTTTTGAAGATAAATGCGTTTTATGGAGTTTTGGTGCTTTTGTGGTGCAGGTTGTTGCCAAGTTGGTTCAAGGGATTAGTGGCTCGCTTTATGGCTATTCCCGCTCTGTCCCCATTTGGCTAAAACCGCGCTGGCCGCTTTGATGGCGTTATCCGGTAGCTGTAAAAAGGCGACGCTGCGTTGCAAGCTGTCTTGCAACTCTGCGCTTGGTACTTGTTGATAATAATCGATTTCCACAATCGCGTTTGCGACTTGAATCAGGGCGACCATGTGCGCCACGCGCGAATCGTATTCCAGTAAACCTTGTAAATCTTTGCTGTGATGCAGCAGCAAACTTTTTGAGAGCAGGCTGCCCAGTTGCCAGCGATGCACCACGAGGCTGCCTAGATAGGTGTGCGCTGTTTGGTATTGCAGAGTTTCCTGTTGATAGGCGCTGAAGGGCGCATGGATTTGCCTTTCGATGCAGTCTTGTAGATAGTCTGAACCAAAAGCTCGGGCCATATAAATTGCGCCGATATCTTGCAGAAAAGCGACTAAATGGGCTTCTGAAAAGCCGATGTCATTCACCCAATAAGAGAGTTCGGCGGCGGCTAATGAGGCACGTTTGCTGCGTTCCACCAGTGCTTGGTCAAAGCTGTTTTTTGGAACAGCACTGGATAAAAAACTGAGCAGAAACAGCTGTTCAATCTCTTTTAGGCCGAGCAGATTGACCGCAGCGTGCGCGTCTAAAATAAGATTGTCGGAGGTGCGCTTAAGTCGTTGGTTGACTAAGCCGAGGAACTGTCCGAGTAGCTTGGGGTGTTTACCGATAATGTCGCCAATTTTGACCATATTTGGATGCGGGGCAAACATCGCCTCTTGCAGTTCGAAGAAAGTCTGTGGCATTTCTTCGATTTTTAGCTGTTCGATGATTTTTTGGGCATTACTAATCCCTAATTGCATAGTTAATGGCATAAAAAAGAGGCCTTAGTTAAAACGTCGCGGATGATATCTTTGCTGAGGTTAGCAGGCTGCAGGTAAAGATTAAAGCATTTTTTTTAATTGACTACGTCGAGTTTATGAATCGGCAGATTCGATACAAACGGCCAAAGCATTCAATAAGTTTTGTATCTGTTGTGCGCTATGTTGCGCACTTAAGGTGACGCGCAATCGTGCTTGCCCTTGCGGTACGGTTGGTGGGCGAATCGCGGCAATCCAAAAGCCCTGTTGCTTTAGCTGTTCTGACCAGCGTAGCGCACGGGCTGAGTCGCCGAGCAAGATTGGTTGAATGGCGGTTGGGGAATCCCATAGTTGCAATCCTAGTTGTTTTGCACCAGTTCGGAACTGTTCAATTAAGGTTTGCAATTTTTGGCGTTTGTTATCGGCACTTTTGATGATTTTTAAGGCTTCACGGACGGCGACTGCATTGAGCTGTGGGCTGGCAGTGGTGTAAATATAGGGGCGAGCAAACTGAATTAAGCTTTCAATCAGTGTGTTTGAGCCGGCAACAAATGCGCCGCTGCAGCCAAATGCTTTACCTAAGGTGCCGATTTGCACGGTGTTTGCATCGGCAC
Coding sequences:
- a CDS encoding HDOD domain-containing protein, with the translated sequence MPLTMQLGISNAQKIIEQLKIEEMPQTFFELQEAMFAPHPNMVKIGDIIGKHPKLLGQFLGLVNQRLKRTSDNLILDAHAAVNLLGLKEIEQLFLLSFLSSAVPKNSFDQALVERSKRASLAAAELSYWVNDIGFSEAHLVAFLQDIGAIYMARAFGSDYLQDCIERQIHAPFSAYQQETLQYQTAHTYLGSLVVHRWQLGSLLSKSLLLHHSKDLQGLLEYDSRVAHMVALIQVANAIVEIDYYQQVPSAELQDSLQRSVAFLQLPDNAIKAASAVLAKWGQSGNSHKASH
- a CDS encoding zinc-binding metallopeptidase family protein, producing the protein MRRFYCLCGNEVGFHDHYCKHCGRDLAFDPQIGTMWSGELIAQDHFFAHSANRGKAVKFRPCAQRFSAIGCNWLLLNEDEHCQCIACRSSRVIPDQSIQRNINRWYRLEQAKRQLFQTLLDLQLFNAAQPAVFQDLRFDFLEDRRSNPNLQLEHVLTGHYDGLITLNAAEADEGFLHTMKEQMRERYRTLLGHFRHEIGHYFWLKFFTTEAQKRQFRSVFGDERDDYAHALERYYQQGNNNHWRSRFITPYASSHPHEDWAETWAHYLHIVDTLQTAQSYGISIYEPQEHNFNRWFVEWARVAQIMNALNRSMGLAEPYPFKLSEIVVGKLHFIDEVIQEYAQRQTNNAAATEKPLADTVASWTKS
- a CDS encoding circularly permuted type 2 ATP-grasp protein, with translation MLKSLDNYPINGFYDEAIAHPQQPRPAAAQLLHQLEDTPFDSFQEMQQSAESAIAQLGISFTVYSDKGNIDRLWPFDVFPRTIAADEWQRITTGLKQRLKALNLFIEDVYNEQRIFKAGVMPLDVITSSKDYRPECHGMKLKHASWASICGSDLVRDGEGKIYVLEDNLRVPSGVSYMLENRAVMKQVMPEVFRDMNILPVDQYPLQLLSMLRSLCPQNCDDPEVVVLTPGIFNSAYYEHAYLAHEMGAELVEGSDLVVLEDNCVYMRNIDGLKQVDVIYRRIDDAFLDPEVFRADSTLGVPGLMRAWRAGNIAIANAPGCGVADDKVVYAYVPEMIRFYLNEEPLIDNVPTYLCDCEEDRQYVLQHLNELVVKPANESGGYGLLIGPRATPEELDTFYQLIEKDPRNYIAQPTLNLSTVPTVCQSTLEPRHVDLRPFILQGEKSYVTAGGLTRVALQKGSLVVNSSQGGGSKDTWIVVTEEKV
- a CDS encoding alpha-E domain-containing protein, which translates into the protein MLSRVAERVYWLARYIERIENTARLTKVHAQLMFDLPKSVEMSWYGLVQITSNEDYFAERFGDERSEQNCMALLLTDRNNPASLMSSLWWARENIRTTRDILPREAWIHINELYLLTKQRQNDFNERKKRNALLSEIIRACQAFTGMLAGTMSQNETYHFLKLGMYIERADMTTRLIDEGGLYVSQQQFDNEEDTYFASILWAHLLRSISSYFMYRLQYQTEISGPEVLQFLTQDEHFARSVNYCLHEIQGVMSKLPNSGALQKQVQQLQNRVLSEKALSIGSDQLHDHLDWIQRELSELNSLLYNTWFNPKQVA